DNA sequence from the Deinococcus aerolatus genome:
AGGTGACACTCATGACGTCTCCCAGAAAAAGGCGCTGGGGCCAATGTGATGAGGCTGAACTTCAGCGCTCGCCCCCAACCCCAGCATGCTCATACTCCGCCCTATTCCTATTTGCTCAGCCAGGTCTTGGTGAAGTTGATAGCCTGGTCTGGACGGGCGGCGTAGCCCTTGACGTTCTTGCTGTAAGCATTGACATTGGACGGATTGAACAGGTAGATGTAGGGCGCGTCGTCCACTACGATCTTGTTGATCTGGGCGTACAGTTTCTTGCGCTCAGCAATGTTGGTAGAAACCCGCGCGGCGTCCATCAGCTTGTCGGCCGCCGGGTTGCTATACCCCGTGAAGTTGAAGCCCTGGCCCGTGCGCTGCTGGGCATAGAAATACTCGTCTGGGTCCACCATCGCGTTCCAGCTCAGCACGAACATATCGAAATTGCCCTTGCCCTGCTCGTCAAGCCACTGCGCCCATTCGAGGGTTCGGATATTGACCTTGATGCCCAGTGGCGCGAGTTGCGCCTGTAAAATCTGCGCGATTCGCACCGATTCGGGATACTGAGTCGTGACCATCACGCTGGTTTCAAATCCCTGACCCACGCCCGCTTTGGCGAGCAGCGCCTTGGCCTGTTCCAGACCTCCGGTGTACGGGGCGTACTTCTGCGAGAAAGCACTGTTGGACGGAATCGGACTCTGGGTCGTCACGGCCTGACCGAAGACTGCGCCCTGCACGATCTGGTCACGGTTAATACCCTGGGAGATGGCCTGACGCACAGCCTTCTGATCAAACGGTTTGCGGTTGAGGTTCAGGCCGATATACCAGTACGAGAAGGCCGGGACCGAGTCGATTACCAGTTTGTCGTTCTTCTTAAGCGTGGGAATATCCTGCGGCGGCACGGCCATAACCCAATCCACATCACCGCTTACCAGCGAGGAGCGCCGCACGCCCTCATCGGGAACCACGCGGATGTCAATGGCATCCAGGTACGGCAAGCCTTTCTGCCAATACAGCGGATTCTTGCTCAGCTTAACGCCCACACCCGGCTGATACGAGGTGATTTTGAAGGGACCAGTGCCGATGGGCGCAGTGGCGACGGTCTTGTT
Encoded proteins:
- a CDS encoding ABC transporter substrate-binding protein → MKQLTSRLSRTLTTALSLALVAAPLAHAQTVQKGGTLKAVWSQEPASLDPHASSAYSSFQVLENVLETLVAIDPQGNLIPALATSWKNSDAGKTWTFTLRSGVKFSNGRVMTADDVVYSLKRLMDPKTASGNAYHLSGVTSITAPNKSTVVLKLKEARTNILGDLTSKSTGIFAKEGVANKTVATAPIGTGPFKITSYQPGVGVKLSKNPLYWQKGLPYLDAIDIRVVPDEGVRRSSLVSGDVDWVMAVPPQDIPTLKKNDKLVIDSVPAFSYWYIGLNLNRKPFDQKAVRQAISQGINRDQIVQGAVFGQAVTTQSPIPSNSAFSQKYAPYTGGLEQAKALLAKAGVGQGFETSVMVTTQYPESVRIAQILQAQLAPLGIKVNIRTLEWAQWLDEQGKGNFDMFVLSWNAMVDPDEYFYAQQRTGQGFNFTGYSNPAADKLMDAARVSTNIAERKKLYAQINKIVVDDAPYIYLFNPSNVNAYSKNVKGYAARPDQAINFTKTWLSK